In one Babylonia areolata isolate BAREFJ2019XMU chromosome 14, ASM4173473v1, whole genome shotgun sequence genomic region, the following are encoded:
- the LOC143289974 gene encoding uncharacterized protein LOC143289974, translated as MEWTALSHVVLAIFLSIEAESAVSFPPEDRSLSPDPSALYDERVMKLLSDLKELFQEGDSHLKERIEEGLGHVKEQRKEGDERLKEELDEDVEWLKERQDKRQRQTEDEVAEGEAVMNKEITELKEAFGKLRDSVMHCTQLNSAMTKDLKQQMSDFQAELNSTQDQLQTTQDQLHTTQDLKQQMSDFQAELNSTQDQLQTTQEQLHTTQDLKQQMSDFQAELNSTQDQLHTTQDQLHTTQDQLHTTQDQLHTTQDQLHTTQDQIHSLRASNVATEERLNSTQADLVTAQEQLQTAQDQVDSLKAIDVGSTYIRWGHSACPATSDLVYSGVAGGVWHTDSGGASNYLCLVMTPEVDNTTRSSAHTYVYGVEYQGVPGRDNQDAVCSVCRAPQSTTHMIPATRTCPSGWTAQYRGYLMAASWSEKRTEFVCVDEEREYRHGGQADRDGALLYPVVAGCSSSLLCPPYVHDKVVTCVVCSL; from the exons ATGGAGTGGACTGCTTTATCCCATGTTGTGCTGGCCATCTTCCTCAGCATTGAAGCAGAGTCGGCGGTCAGTTTTCCACCAGAGGACAGATCCCTGTCTCCTGATCCCTCTGCCCTGTACGATGAACGGGTGATGAAACTGTTAAGTGACTTGAAAGAACTGTTCCAAGAGGGAGACTCCCACCTAAAGGAGCGGATTGAGGAAGGTCTGGGCCATGTGAAGGAACAACGAAAGGAAGGGGATGAGAGACTGAAGGAAGAGCTGGATGAAGACGTGGAGtggctgaaagagagacaggacaaaagaCAACGTCAGACAGAGGACGAGGTGGCAGAAGGAGAGGCGGTGATGAACAAAGAGATAACGGAGCTGAAGGAAGCCTTTGGGAAACTGCGAGACAGCGTCATGCACTGCACACAACT AAACAGTGCCATGACCAAAGACctgaagcagcagatgtctgACTTCCAAGCGGAACTGAACAGCACCCAGGACCAGCTACAGACTACCCAGGACCAGCTACACACTACCCAGGACctgaagcagcagatgtctgACTTCCAAGCGGAACTGAACAGCACCCAGGACCAGCTACAGACTACCCAGGAGCAGCTACACACTACCCAGGACctgaagcagcagatgtctgACTTCCAAGCGGAACTGAACAGCACCCAGGACCAGCTACACACTACCCAGGACCAGCTACACACTACCCAGGACCAGCTACACACTACCCAGGACCAGCTACACACTACCCAGGACCAGCTACACACTACCCAAGATCAAATCCACTCCCTGAGGGCCAGTAATGTCG CTACAGAGGAGAGACTCAACTCCACACAAGCTGACCTTGTGACTGCCCAGGAACAGCTGCAGACTGCCCAGGATCAAGTCGATTCCCTGAAGGCCATTGATGTTG GGTCAACATACATCAGATGGGGTCATTCTGCCTGTCCAGCTACCTCGGACCTGGTCTATTCTG GAGTGGCTGGTGGGGTTTGGCATACTGACAGCGGGGGCGCCTCCaactacctgtgtctggtgatgaCTCCTGAGGTGGACAACACAACTCGTTCATCAGCTCACACCTATGTGTACGGTGTAGAATATCAGGGTGTCCCAGGACGTGATAACCAGGACGCCGTGTGCTCCGTGTGCCGGGCTCCTCAGTCCACCACCCACATGATCCCCGCCACCAGAACCTGTCCATCTGGGTGGACCGCCCAGTACAGGGGTTATCTCATGGCAGCGAGTTGGTCGGAGAAGAGAACGGAATTTGTCTGTGTGGACGAGGAAAGAGAGTACCGTCAcggtggacaggcagacagagatggcgCCTTGTTATATCCCGTCGTCGCTGGGTGTAGTTCTAGTCTCCTCTGCCCGCCTTACGTGCACGATAAAGTTGTGACATGCGTTGTCTGCTCTTTGTAG